GTAATTCTAATGATTTGCTGAAGATTCTTTTACCCAGCATCACCAAAAGTATTATTATCATCACatggatttattgtattttgtaaaTGATCTTTAACGCAGACCTTTAGTAGTCGTAACCTGAAGCAAGGCTCTTCTGCAGAGAGGAATCTTCCTCCTGCTatcatatttttcattttgtcCTTGAAACTTGAATCTTTAATCTAATTTTTCAAGATTCCTGTAAGAGTCAATGTTCAAAGGGCTGGATAGGCATAGCAAACAGACATTGACATTGCCAAAGCACAACATTTAAAATAAGATACAATATAAGTTACAAAACAATCCAAATAATCTGCTTTGTGTCAGGCCTATCAATGCCTCCTAATATACCGGTaattcggaattttggacatagggcctgattcccaagttagccttggtgttctttatcattggagataGTTTTCggcacatttcattcagtccttctagttgcagagtttgctcgtgctaggctagagcacggcaacgggcaatactagcctgctaataaaaaagtcttacccactccacagcacacccgaggtaaatcaattataacggcAGACTAtagatctaaatgtttgtgttggtagaataatgttagaaataaaactaacctcgcatcgcatgaatcatcgcattttgaaagactactttctcagcagcggaatttaacctaggtatcagtccgccgctgccgtagcctactactcaaggcaggaatataacactgctgctaagacacagcaagtccctcaaaatgcaatgcaatggttggttttatttctaacattattctatcaacacagacatttacatcgaccgtctggcgttatagttgatttgcctcgggtgtactgtggaatgggtaagactgttttattagctggctagtattgcccgttgccgtgcgctagcgtagcacacacaaactctgcaacaaggactgaatgaaatgtgttgaaaactgtctgcaatgataaagaacaccaaggctaacttgggaatcaggccctatgtccaaaattccgaactacccctttaaaaaTGCCTCCTACAACATCTCTTAACAATGCCTCCTACATACAACACCCCTTAACAAGGTCTCCTACAACACCCCTTAACAATGCCTACTGCAACAACCCTTAACAATGCCTCCTACAACACCCCTTAACAAGGTCTCCTACAACACCCCTTAACAAGGCCTCCTACAACACCCCTTAACAATGCCTCCTACAACACCCCTTAACAAGGCCTCCTACAACACCCCTTAACAATGCCTCCTACAACACCCCTTAACAAGGCCTCCTACAACACCCCTTAACAATGCCTCCTACAACACCCCTTAACAAGGCCTCCTACAACAGCCCTTAACAATGCCTCCTACAACACCCCTTAACAAGGCCTCCTACAACACCCCTTAACAATTTCTCCTACAAGAACCATTAACAATGCCCCTAGCTGTTCTCAGAACACTGTAAACCCCGGCCACTCCTATGGCTTACTGCTTAATGCGTGCTTCAAGTCCTTTGAGTTTGACTTCGGGTTTTGCTAAGTGTATGGAAATCTCCAGCCCTTTTAATGTTTCAGTAAGCTCATTCATCTCTTCAAATAATTTGCTCAGTGAGGACAGCTcagtgttcacaccaaacggtTAATTCAAGACTCTATACTCTAAATCCAGTCCAATTTATCCGTGCTGGTTAGGAATGAGAATAGGAATGAGAATACTACTATCGGTACATCAGAATGTTCATATACTCCATGTCCTTACCCTGTTCAGGTCGTCCTGTGACCGGTAGGTTGGTCCCGTGACTATCTGCAGGAGTGGGGGCCGATCTGGTAGCGGCTGTGCCCAGCATGCTGGTGTGCTGTTTGTATCTGAGGGGCTATGCGGCAGGAGGCTTCCCCACGGGTCTCCTTGGCGAAGTGGAGCTCCAGGCACTCAGGTGGTTGTTTCCCAACAAGAATCTTTAGCTATGTGCAGTCATTTCGACAGGCACCATACCAGAGTATTTCATACAAATGCATGTATTCAAAATATTCAGGGGAATTTATCCCCTTGGTCCCCCTTGAAATATACGGCTATGTAAtgatacacacagatatatagtCTTGAATCCATCTTTTCTCAATAGTTGTCCTGAGTTCTTTCTTGATATAATTTGCATGATATAACTTGCATGCAAATATCCAGTTATCACACAGAAACTCAAAGTTCAGGGTATAATCACCACACAGTAGTGGAGGAGCAAGAAAAACATTGTCTAAAGCCAGTTATGTTCATATAACAGTGAACCAGTGATCTGTATAGTTATAACTAACATGTCAAATATATACAGGCTTGGTGTGATTTCCATAAATCAGGGTGTAACTATAAGCATTAGGAAGGTAAAAATTTAGACATATTCAAAATATAACACAGGAAGGGGCATGATTTAATGGAATTCAAACAACCCTTCACATTCAAAGTTAAACTGTGTCAAGAAATATCCCGCATGAgctaagaagaaaaaaaatcgatATTTACAGAATAGTTGAAAAAGTATGTCTGCACAATATGATCATTCAATTTTGACTGCTGCATAGAAACTACTGCACAAAATAACAAAAGGGGTTGTTCTTTCCTCTATGTATAAAAGTGCATTGAGCACGCCCTAGACCGCCGCCTCTGGTGCGGCGCTGCTTATCAACCACGGTGTGGGGGTCATGGTGGCGTTGACGTCCCAGGCCGCGGTCAGGTTGCCCCTGGGCAGAGCCGTGGGCTCCGGGGCCGGGAAAGCGAAGTAGGCCGCCATGCCTATGAACAGGAggaccagcaacagcagcagggcCAGCCCCCGCCGCAGCACCAGCTGGGTGCCAGAGAGGAGCGCCACGGGCGCCACCACCGGGTCTGATTCCATCTCCGCCGTCCGGCCGGCCTCGTCCTTCCCCTCCGGCGGCTCCCCGGAGCTGACTGGTCTGTACCGGACCGCTGCGGGCACCCCCCCGGCCTCCTCCGGGGTCTGAAAGACACACGGACGGGGGGCGTGAGAGACCAGAGAGGCCCACTTTTCATGGTTTAAATGTTCTCCGgctcactttggataaaagctaaaGCAGCTAATTAAAATGACTCAATGTAAATGTGATATGAGTCTGTCGCTGTTCTGTATTTGTTTTAGGAGTTCTGATAAAAACTTTCTCTGAAAGAAATTTTTAACAAATGGAATTCTATCGCTCAGTCAGAGAAGACGGGCACTACAGCCAAACCAGTTGCAACGTTATTGAGGTCTACTATTAATTGGTAAACAGGATTTTCTGCAAGGTTGGCCAATCAGATCCTGACTTATCAAATCACATCACTGCTTACGTTTGGACCCACCCCTCATTGTCAATTCTCTATTTACGTATCTTGCTCTGTGTTACAGAAGCAAGATACTAAATTCTGGAGATCATTTTGAGAAACACATATCTGCTTCTCACATACTCACTGTTTTTGGACAGTCTGGGATGTTTGGTAAGAGAGGTTTAGAAGTGCGCTGTGATGTCACACACAATCTCTTTCCAGCTCGAACCTGAGCCTGAAACAAAATACATTAATCTTATTTCAAAAGCAATTTATGATGATTTCATCATCATGATTTGATATTAAATTTCATTTTATTGGATTCAATTCAAATTAAAGCATAAATCAGTTGTATATAAATAGCCACCATGTGAACCCACCTCCTTGGCGACATTCTGCCAGTTAAGTTTATAGATAAGTGTTAGGAAGAAAGTTGTCTGCACGACCGCAGCTGCGAAGAGACCCAACCACCAacctacaaatacacacacatacacatgtaccaacaaacacacacatacacatatacacacacatacacacacacacgcacacacacacacacacacacgcacgcacgcacgcacgcacgcacgcacgcacgcacgcacgcacgcacgcacgcacacacacacacacacacacacacacaaattagaaAAAAAGAGGGATGTAGTTCACTTTGTACAAGAGAGGCACTGCCACCTCTTCCCTTACTTTCACAGTTACACATCAATACATGGGTAAATCCATGAGCCCCAGAACATATCAAATGGATGTAGAATAAAGAATGGAATACAGCGTTGGCTGAGGATCACCTAGTAACCTCAGGTGGGTGGCCAGCATCAGAGCCCCTCCGACAGGCAGGCCGATGCAGTAGTAGGACACCAGGTTGCCGACCGCTGCTATCTTCTGCTGCCCTGCGCCCACCAGGATCCCggagcacacacactgaccacacAGAATCGCATAGGTAGGAGAACACATACacgtgcaaagacacacacacacacacacacggacacactgcATGTCAGTATGGCTGCAGGTGATACATCATCGGGAATAAAGAGGCTCCTTTCATAAAGCATGAGAGCATCTTGTTGTGTTCTAACGTACCAACAGCGCGTCGAAGAACTGCAGGAAGATGTAGAGCGTCAGGATTTTGGAGACTGTGCTCACAATAAGTCTGTGGGCGGATGAGAAAAATAGTACGTCAGAGGATGAGAAGAATATAGTATAGCAACCGGAATCAATTCATGCAGGCGTCCAACTTACTCATCAGAGGTGAATATGTATCCCAACATAGACTTGGAACCCAGCAGCACAAAACCCTGCAACAAAGCCATCATGGCTAGGGAAAACACAGCTCCATAAGtcctgtacatgtgtgtgtgattgtgtgtgtgtgtgtgtgtgtgtgtgtgtgggtgtgtgtgtgtgtgtgtgtgtgtgtgtgtgtgtgtgtgtgtgtgtgtgtgtgtgtgtgtgtgcgcatgtgtgtttgtgtgtgtgtttgtatgtgtgtgtgtgtgtgtgtgtgtgtgtgcgcatgtgtgtttgtgtgtgtgtttgtatgtgtgtgtgtgtgtgtgtgtgtgtgtgtgtgtgtgtgtgtgtgtgggtgcgcgtggtgtgtgtgtgtgtgtgtttgtgtgtgtgtgtgtgtgtgtgtgtgtgtgtgtgtgtgtgtatgtttgtgtgggtgcgcgcggtgtgtgtgtgtgtgtgtgtgtttgtctgtgtttgttacctgtcAGCGTCAGGGTGACCTTGCATGAGGCCAAGGCCTGCTTCGTGTCTCCAGCTCCGAGGGCGTTCccgacacgcacacaggcagctGCGTGGATGCCTAAAGGGAACTGTGAAGGACCGTATATTAGACCAGCAGACTTGCCGCCATGACCACTTGTTTGTGATGCCCGTGCAGAAGTGACTAAATTTGGATAATTTAGCCTATAGGTGGCTAGCCATGGTTGGATGCAAAAAGGCTGGTTATAACTCAAATCAACGGGGACAATTAGActttattgttgttataaaatgCAAATAGTTGTTGGTTTATTCAGAAAGATCTCAGTAGTTAATTCATCTCCATTCTATTATGTTTTAGAGGTCTCGTAAGACGGTTTAATTTCATTCAAGAGTTATTAACAATGTAATATTAATGAGCTTGGGCCATAGGCTACTGTGGGGGGGCATATCTTTCTAACACTTTATGTGCCATATGGTTTGATCTGCTGCTGGTTGAACAAAATCTCAAGCAATAACAGCACCATTTAGTAAAAAATTGTGTCAGGGATGGAAACCGACCAAAGATGCCAGTTAGAATAGGGATATGTTGGATCATACAATGCCTGCTAGATTGCTAGATAGAATCACATAAAGCGGATCCTATGTTAGCTTGAATAGTGTGAGGACGGATCGTCCAATGTAGGAAGTGTTAGATAGAATGTTGAAAGCTGTATCGTACCATGTATGTGATGGCTCCTATCTCCAGCAACACATGCTGTGCAGCCAGGTCCACCTCACCAAGAGTACCTGGAGAAAATGTCCAGAAAATATGttgtatataagtatatatactACACAATAGTATCTATAAATACGTACTTTTTAATTTATCAAGGAGGCAAAACATGCTAATTGTTATTACACAAGCTGTTGGCTGATGCAGTAAATGTAGGAAAGTATCAACCATCGTATCCTTcagtctctttttctttctctatttACATGCAAAAACACTGAAGCATGATCCTCCTAATTCTCGCCTTATTATTAGACAGGCCAAGACACCTGCCTCTTGGTTTCCATCA
The Gadus morhua chromosome 7, gadMor3.0, whole genome shotgun sequence DNA segment above includes these coding regions:
- the slc47a1 gene encoding multidrug and toxin extrusion protein 1 — protein: MEKSGTQGPATFMPPAGAGSGPGSGPGSGPGSGPGPGAGLVASKTLREDEATAAALNSKLFGCRMMRRLIPLAYRAELYHVLRLSGPMLVSRLLNFLLPFVIAIFCGHIGNSELAGFALASAVINVTTTSTGYGLAVACDTLISQTYGAHNLKRVGNILQQSILIMLLFCLPIWGLLLNTQSVLLLLAQEEQVARIAQQYILFFLPAIPAMFLHQLQVSYLQNQGIILPQMYTAAAANIINLGVNYVLIFTLNMGVIGSAIANSLSQITICLLLFGYIQLMGLHKKTWGGWSTSCLQDWGSYMQLAIPSTLMVWFEWWIWEIGCFLAGTLGEVDLAAQHVLLEIGAITYMFPLGIHAAACVRVGNALGAGDTKQALASCKVTLTLTAMMALLQGFVLLGSKSMLGYIFTSDELIVSTVSKILTLYIFLQFFDALLCVCSGILVGAGQQKIAAVGNLVSYYCIGLPVGGALMLATHLRLLGWWLGLFAAAVVQTTFFLTLIYKLNWQNVAKEAQVRAGKRLCVTSQRTSKPLLPNIPDCPKTTPEEAGGVPAAVRYRPVSSGEPPEGKDEAGRTAEMESDPVVAPVALLSGTQLVLRRGLALLLLLVLLFIGMAAYFAFPAPEPTALPRGNLTAAWDVNATMTPTPWLISSAAPEAAV